One region of Jatrophihabitans cynanchi genomic DNA includes:
- a CDS encoding PH domain-containing protein: MTEAHPGGKKPKEFHIKIDRVEYHVVEEELTGAQLRQLPHPPIGPDRDLFEVIPGQADRKIDDTYVVEIVNGKRFFTAPAHINPGHEVADHT; the protein is encoded by the coding sequence ATGACCGAAGCGCATCCCGGGGGAAAGAAGCCCAAGGAGTTCCACATCAAGATCGACCGCGTGGAATATCACGTGGTCGAGGAAGAACTGACTGGCGCTCAGCTCCGCCAGTTGCCGCACCCACCCATTGGACCGGATCGCGACCTCTTCGAGGTCATCCCCGGCCAAGCCGACCGCAAGATCGACGACACGTACGTCGTTGAGATCGTCAATGGCAAGCGCTTCTTCACTGCGCCGGCGCACATCAACCCCGGCCACGAGGTCGCGGACCACACGTAG
- a CDS encoding ThiF family adenylyltransferase has product MTTTLVVPDRLASRLRELSTYDVETGGVILARLVRTPEDNIRLLARELLEVPDHAYERREAQQLLISSEGYVPALARAEEAGCVPIWFHTHPGNDSNPAPSRHDLTVNRSLSDLFRLRADSPFYGALITSSDDGTITFTGSLDDGVSIAPIDRLWVVGPRLALYHACDSEHQGVLDIYDRNIRAFGGPVQRVLGDLRAGIVGCGGTGSAVAEQLVRLGVRDIQLIDPDELSDSNVTRVYGSRLKDVGRPKVEVLADHLADILPSIRVRPIQSMITVEETARLLLDADIVFGCTDDNAGRMVLSRLSTYLLVPVIDCGVLLSSDGAGRLDGIHGRVTVLHPGQACLICRGRVDLGRARSEMLTPEERNRLVDEGYAPALPGVEPAVVAYTSAVAAAAVAELIERLTHHGVDPVPSEVLLRLHDREVSTNNQEPLDRHYCHDSSGKIGLGLTAPFLDQTW; this is encoded by the coding sequence ATGACGACCACCCTGGTCGTGCCCGATCGTTTGGCCAGCAGACTTCGCGAACTGTCCACGTACGATGTCGAAACCGGCGGCGTGATCCTTGCACGCCTTGTCCGCACGCCTGAGGACAACATCCGTTTGCTCGCGCGGGAATTGCTAGAGGTTCCTGACCATGCATACGAACGGCGCGAGGCCCAGCAGCTCCTGATCAGCTCCGAGGGCTACGTTCCCGCCCTGGCGCGAGCCGAGGAAGCGGGATGCGTGCCGATCTGGTTTCACACCCACCCGGGTAACGATTCCAATCCTGCCCCCAGCCGCCACGACCTAACCGTCAACCGGTCGCTTTCCGATCTCTTCCGCCTCCGAGCAGACAGTCCTTTCTATGGCGCCCTGATCACCTCCTCCGATGACGGGACGATCACCTTCACCGGCAGCCTCGACGACGGCGTGTCCATTGCGCCGATCGACCGTCTCTGGGTCGTCGGACCGCGACTCGCGCTCTATCACGCATGCGACTCTGAACACCAAGGCGTTCTCGATATCTATGACCGAAACATCCGAGCGTTCGGCGGGCCGGTGCAGCGAGTACTCGGCGATCTGCGCGCCGGCATCGTTGGCTGCGGCGGTACCGGATCGGCCGTGGCCGAACAGCTGGTCCGCCTCGGCGTGCGCGACATCCAGCTCATCGACCCCGATGAATTGTCCGACAGCAACGTCACTCGGGTTTATGGCTCACGACTCAAGGATGTGGGCAGGCCCAAGGTCGAGGTGCTGGCAGACCACCTCGCCGACATCCTGCCCTCGATACGGGTTCGACCTATCCAGTCGATGATCACCGTCGAGGAAACTGCTCGTTTGCTCCTCGACGCCGACATTGTCTTCGGTTGCACCGACGACAACGCCGGTCGAATGGTGCTCTCCCGTCTGTCCACCTACCTGCTGGTGCCGGTGATCGATTGCGGTGTTCTGCTCAGCTCGGATGGCGCGGGTCGTCTCGACGGAATCCACGGCCGCGTCACGGTGCTTCATCCCGGACAAGCGTGTCTGATCTGTCGCGGCCGGGTCGACCTAGGCCGTGCTCGGAGCGAGATGCTCACACCCGAGGAACGCAACCGTCTCGTCGATGAAGGTTACGCCCCGGCGCTGCCCGGCGTGGAGCCCGCCGTCGTCGCCTATACCAGCGCCGTTGCCGCCGCTGCCGTCGCCGAACTCATCGAACGCCTCACTCACCATGGGGTCGATCCGGTGCCGAGCGAGGTGCTCCTTCGCCTCCACGACCGCGAGGTGTCGACGAACAATCAAGAGCCTCTCGACCGTCACTACTGCCATGACTCCTCCGGCAAGATCGGCCTTGGCCTCACCGCTCCGTTCCTGGACCAGACGTGGTGA
- a CDS encoding E2/UBC family protein, translating to MTLPEPDAEFLAHRGLSHTIAMDGPMTCVLLQDWILPQGLNVATADLLIRLQPGYPDLPPDMWWFAPALTLANGGVIQATEVTESHLGRTWQRWSRHFNPGQWRSGIDGLESYVALINRELVRCAASAA from the coding sequence ATGACCTTGCCGGAACCTGATGCGGAGTTCCTCGCGCACCGCGGCCTGTCCCACACCATTGCCATGGACGGGCCCATGACGTGCGTCCTGCTACAGGACTGGATCCTCCCGCAAGGTCTCAACGTCGCCACCGCCGACCTGCTCATCCGTCTGCAGCCCGGCTACCCCGACCTGCCCCCTGACATGTGGTGGTTCGCTCCCGCTCTCACCCTCGCCAACGGAGGTGTCATCCAGGCCACCGAGGTGACCGAGAGCCATCTCGGCCGCACCTGGCAACGTTGGTCTCGCCATTTCAACCCCGGCCAATGGCGATCGGGCATCGACGGGCTCGAGAGCTACGTCGCCCTTATCAACCGCGAGTTGGTCCGCTGCGCCGCGAGCGCAGCCTGA
- a CDS encoding DUF6527 family protein, producing the protein MLNLDFRRRPAWTMPSAKPLTLQPSIDEFRGRARCHYIVRRGRVQWVPDKRNSVRTS; encoded by the coding sequence ATGTTGAACCTCGACTTTCGGCGCCGACCGGCTTGGACCATGCCCTCTGCCAAACCACTCACCCTGCAGCCGAGCATCGACGAGTTTCGCGGCCGAGCTCGATGCCACTACATCGTTCGCAGGGGAAGAGTCCAATGGGTGCCCGACAAGCGCAACTCGGTGAGGACATCATGA
- a CDS encoding SDH family Clp fold serine proteinase has protein sequence MTISEGNDDADDVVDTEGVLKDVVPPISKTPLFQAIHAARYQRQALIREIESSTGNKVISYVAGIAAPVDREDVVCFVDLLHNISRGQDIDLILHTGGGDIDAAEKLMTMVRKKTSTGQVRVIVPDYAKSAGTLMALGADRIIMSDTSELGPIDPQVIRADRNGNRMRHSVKNYLDAYNQHQDALKKNPNDLAAQMMLNKLDPETVQLFTSIMKRAREFAEKQLHRGMMKEVGNWSQAVSALLDNSQFPTHGQPISWEDASDPKIGLTVDYLDPNDELWQKLWHLYCLQALAVRDKQKLFESEIASICIDSRAV, from the coding sequence ATGACGATTTCCGAAGGCAACGACGACGCGGATGACGTGGTCGACACCGAGGGCGTGCTCAAAGATGTCGTCCCGCCGATCAGCAAGACGCCGCTGTTTCAGGCCATCCATGCAGCCCGGTATCAGCGTCAGGCCCTGATCCGAGAGATTGAGTCCTCGACGGGCAACAAGGTGATTTCCTACGTCGCCGGCATCGCCGCTCCTGTCGATCGCGAGGATGTCGTCTGTTTCGTGGACCTGCTGCACAACATCAGCCGCGGTCAGGACATCGACTTGATCCTCCACACCGGCGGGGGCGACATCGACGCTGCCGAGAAGCTCATGACGATGGTGCGCAAGAAGACCTCAACCGGCCAGGTCCGTGTCATCGTCCCTGACTACGCCAAGAGTGCGGGCACGCTTATGGCCCTGGGTGCCGACCGGATCATCATGAGCGACACCTCCGAGCTCGGCCCGATCGACCCCCAGGTCATCCGCGCCGACCGCAACGGCAACCGCATGCGCCACTCGGTCAAAAACTACCTCGACGCTTACAACCAGCACCAAGACGCGCTGAAGAAGAACCCCAACGACCTTGCCGCTCAGATGATGTTGAACAAGCTCGACCCGGAGACCGTCCAGTTGTTCACGAGCATCATGAAGAGAGCGAGGGAGTTCGCCGAGAAGCAGCTGCACCGCGGAATGATGAAAGAGGTCGGCAACTGGAGCCAAGCGGTTTCCGCGCTGCTCGACAACTCACAGTTCCCGACCCACGGCCAGCCGATTTCTTGGGAAGACGCCTCAGACCCCAAGATCGGCCTCACGGTCGACTATCTCGATCCGAATGACGAGCTGTGGCAAAAACTGTGGCACCTCTACTGCCTCCAAGCTCTTGCGGTCAGGGACAAGCAAAAGCTTTTCGAGTCAGAGATCGCATCGATTTGCATCGACAGCCGCGCCGTCTAA
- the mobF gene encoding MobF family relaxase, which yields MLTVGRVGAGTGCKYLTRQVASGADDFAQLSPTQALAYYSDVHAHGESPGRWIGRGLSTLDLAGAVQPAELENLVGQARHPHYDEQLQQRAIALLNDRSLRGPERRAALAAAEKALYLGRQFAIYESAADRAERAVADLGEDADEASRDAVRARVLAEGDRQAVAAYELTFTPVKSVSVLGAVAGEAVWQDVLDAHRAAVDTALEYVQDHAAYSRAGVNGVRQIDTEGLVIAAFEHRMSREQDPNIHTHAIVANRVLCTDGKWRTVDGRAVYAASVGARAVYEQALESELAVRLGVRFSTNERHTIREVDGIPAEVIEHFSKRRAAIEDALNGAVTHERDDSTAHDADGHHEQHRDRVSAGGWRKLARRFTLSTRSDKTGAESTADAIARWQHELSAAGHDPAQIADAALNSAVNAAGRDRRKPRTDAQIVTDAVQVLNQTRAVWTRHHAVLAISRVLPPSADLPYEEHQKHIERLVTRILAESVQVTPPDLLDVGTTLRRASDAENVYTQHADVLYAARSTVAAEQRILAALEDADAPLISAADLAVSIARVPLGDDQDAAVHTALTTGARVSAIVGPAGSGKTYVQRAIAAAWHARPVSDPATDSTDRVAGHASSAGDSSREVLALAPSQIAASVLSESIGARAENVAKWLHEHRKEVKAADEARGRGKPYTPRPDWTLRPGQLVIVDEAGMVTTRELDAILTAVRKADAKLLLVGDDKQLGAIGAGGMFRTVIERTSAPVLSTVRRFRDEHGQLREWECTASLALRNRDLDAIAEYERRGRIHAGPHARMEETSYRAWLTDHLAFQTDQSVGPGGADSQRAGVALLMADTEAAAATLSARARADLVSRGLVEADGVLLADGNRAGVGDLIVTRLNERTLRAEAGEGFVANRDTWRVTKRHRDGSLTIVSVTSIGHRDEERSVEWKLRLPADYVTANVQLAYAGTIHSAQGRTVTTARGLVTEATSAEALYVMMSRGQRSNDVYVVTDDTEREPHQRWPEQHHLSVLARILERDDQPTASVVDVERDLYVEASSLQRLRVIFGDLSTVVRGAAYEQLIAEHAGREAADRAVTDPAWASLVRALGTAQLLGWDSRQLLIQAIAQRELGSAADVAAVLHWRCETITGRWREAAATGHLDGSSGVLLSWSERATGILAAARGDTLTDPVSADAAAALVQVATAMDQRIEALAAQLAGQAAAGQDGGYENGTVPAWVRALGPLPTAAADGRAELRSRREAWLALARTVVAYQDATGYDPAADTGSNRAAAADRDADPDASVPEPGTDVTSPSTDPVGARPPAGDAEARELWTQARRALAEQAMAGTMRAFLPDQLSAWVAEGLRIETRDQPAYVGHDLRALSLRARAQRTRVNRLQREHTVAAGLLNTAERRRWRRNNAAIESLRRGHQQATDRVERGQETLREIERELRTVVGMHQTWQDWEQTTREQRQRARLAAQELGLRGIEPPAEATAVPASEAGPVGAPAAPEIGVQPMSHSAPPAPLGPGVSTTHDLDTGTRVATALPGFPLARPRVTSPRLLAEQYAIQAAAANWFRMQTLDPATQRWSVAYLEQRRLAEAADTARVGYAPSRPGHWTLLVDHLRRLGYSDTAIETAGLATRSRHGQLIDRFRDRVMLPVLDEADRPIGFVGRKPAGDTNPDNPKYLNPTGTPLYDKSRVLYGLDTEAVARLTDGARAIIVEGPMDRLAIQAAIAAVRQADPPHGGLDLVPIATCGTALTDAHLDLLAEHTDLRTVVLGFDPDEAGRKATLAAGHKLTARGVPAAALTVAAPPADADAAAILERHGALDLAATLADPARRDTLLGVLIDDKLDRYDWSSTGTALRDLPIAEHAAYDATRLLADHLREQMLWGQPDTELMQGQLRHIAVRTGADQQQLNAYLVELVVPTSADDLFAEQTDQPAEAAVDRRELAVTVEQDLASDIEAERYGL from the coding sequence GTGTTGACGGTCGGGCGGGTCGGCGCGGGCACCGGCTGCAAGTACCTGACTCGGCAGGTCGCCTCGGGCGCCGACGACTTCGCGCAGCTGTCGCCGACCCAGGCGCTGGCTTACTACAGCGACGTGCACGCACACGGCGAATCGCCGGGCCGGTGGATTGGGCGCGGCCTGTCAACACTCGACCTGGCCGGGGCAGTGCAGCCCGCCGAGCTGGAGAATCTGGTCGGTCAGGCCCGGCATCCGCACTACGACGAGCAGCTGCAACAGCGGGCCATCGCCCTACTCAACGACCGGTCGCTGAGGGGCCCGGAGCGGCGCGCCGCGCTGGCTGCGGCGGAGAAGGCGCTATACCTGGGGCGGCAATTCGCCATCTACGAATCAGCGGCAGACAGGGCCGAACGGGCGGTCGCCGACCTCGGCGAGGACGCCGACGAAGCCTCCCGCGACGCGGTCCGGGCCCGCGTGCTGGCCGAGGGTGACCGTCAGGCCGTCGCCGCCTATGAGCTGACCTTCACACCGGTCAAGAGCGTCAGCGTGCTCGGGGCGGTCGCCGGCGAAGCCGTCTGGCAGGACGTCCTCGACGCGCACCGCGCCGCGGTCGACACCGCCCTCGAGTACGTGCAAGACCACGCCGCCTACTCCCGCGCCGGCGTGAACGGCGTGCGTCAGATCGACACCGAAGGCCTGGTGATCGCGGCCTTCGAGCACCGCATGAGCCGCGAGCAAGACCCCAACATCCACACCCACGCCATCGTCGCGAACCGCGTGCTGTGCACCGACGGCAAGTGGCGCACCGTCGACGGCCGCGCCGTCTACGCGGCGAGCGTCGGGGCCCGCGCGGTGTATGAGCAGGCTTTGGAAAGTGAACTCGCCGTCCGGCTCGGGGTGCGGTTCAGCACCAACGAGCGGCACACCATCCGCGAGGTCGACGGCATCCCGGCCGAGGTAATCGAGCACTTCTCCAAGCGCCGCGCGGCCATCGAAGACGCCCTCAACGGCGCGGTCACGCATGAGCGCGACGACAGCACGGCGCACGACGCCGACGGACACCACGAGCAGCACCGCGACCGGGTCAGCGCCGGCGGGTGGCGCAAACTGGCGCGGCGGTTCACGCTGTCCACCCGCTCGGACAAGACCGGCGCGGAGTCCACCGCCGACGCGATCGCCCGCTGGCAGCACGAACTCAGCGCCGCCGGCCACGACCCGGCACAGATCGCGGACGCGGCGCTGAACAGCGCCGTCAACGCGGCCGGCCGCGACCGGCGCAAGCCGCGCACAGATGCGCAGATCGTCACCGACGCCGTCCAGGTACTCAATCAGACCCGAGCGGTGTGGACCCGCCACCATGCCGTGCTCGCCATCTCCCGCGTCCTTCCACCATCGGCGGACTTGCCGTACGAGGAGCACCAGAAACACATCGAGCGGCTGGTGACCCGGATTCTGGCCGAATCGGTGCAGGTCACGCCGCCGGACCTGCTGGACGTCGGGACGACGCTGCGACGCGCCTCCGACGCCGAGAACGTTTACACCCAGCATGCCGACGTGCTGTACGCCGCACGCTCCACTGTCGCCGCCGAGCAGCGCATCCTCGCCGCGTTGGAGGACGCCGACGCGCCGCTGATCAGCGCCGCGGACCTGGCCGTGAGCATCGCCCGGGTGCCGCTCGGCGACGACCAGGACGCGGCCGTGCACACCGCGCTGACGACCGGCGCCAGGGTCTCGGCGATCGTCGGGCCAGCGGGGTCGGGCAAGACCTACGTGCAGCGAGCGATCGCCGCCGCGTGGCACGCCCGACCCGTGTCTGACCCGGCAACGGACTCGACGGATCGCGTGGCCGGCCATGCGAGTTCGGCAGGGGACAGCAGCCGCGAGGTGTTGGCCCTGGCTCCCAGCCAGATCGCGGCGTCGGTGCTGTCCGAATCGATCGGCGCCCGCGCCGAGAACGTGGCCAAGTGGCTGCACGAGCACCGCAAGGAGGTCAAGGCCGCCGACGAGGCCCGCGGCCGCGGCAAGCCCTACACGCCGCGGCCGGACTGGACACTGCGCCCCGGACAGCTGGTGATCGTCGACGAGGCTGGCATGGTCACCACCCGCGAGCTGGACGCGATCCTCACCGCGGTACGCAAGGCCGACGCGAAACTGCTACTGGTCGGCGATGACAAGCAGCTCGGCGCGATCGGCGCCGGCGGCATGTTCCGCACCGTCATCGAACGGACCAGCGCCCCGGTGCTGTCCACGGTGCGCCGCTTCCGCGACGAGCACGGCCAGCTGCGCGAATGGGAATGCACGGCCTCGCTCGCGTTGCGCAACCGCGACCTGGACGCGATCGCCGAGTACGAGCGGCGGGGCCGCATCCACGCCGGGCCGCACGCGCGCATGGAAGAGACCAGCTACCGGGCGTGGCTCACCGACCACCTCGCCTTCCAAACAGACCAAAGCGTCGGCCCGGGCGGCGCCGATAGCCAGCGGGCCGGTGTGGCGCTGCTGATGGCCGACACCGAAGCCGCCGCCGCCACACTGTCCGCCCGGGCCCGCGCCGACCTCGTCTCCCGCGGCCTGGTCGAAGCCGACGGTGTGCTGCTGGCAGACGGCAACCGCGCCGGCGTCGGCGACCTAATCGTCACCCGGCTCAACGAGCGCACACTGCGCGCCGAAGCGGGGGAGGGGTTCGTCGCCAACCGCGACACCTGGCGCGTCACCAAACGCCACCGCGACGGGTCGCTGACCATCGTCTCGGTCACCTCCATCGGACATCGAGACGAGGAACGCAGCGTCGAGTGGAAGCTGCGGCTACCCGCGGACTACGTCACGGCCAACGTGCAACTCGCCTACGCCGGCACCATCCACTCCGCCCAAGGCCGCACCGTCACCACCGCCCGCGGACTGGTCACCGAGGCCACCAGCGCCGAGGCGCTGTACGTGATGATGAGCCGCGGCCAACGCTCCAACGACGTCTACGTCGTCACCGACGACACCGAACGCGAACCGCACCAACGCTGGCCCGAACAACACCACCTGTCCGTGCTGGCCCGCATCCTGGAACGCGACGACCAGCCCACCGCCTCCGTTGTCGACGTCGAACGCGACCTCTACGTCGAGGCGAGCAGCCTGCAACGGCTCCGGGTCATCTTCGGCGACCTGTCGACCGTGGTCCGCGGCGCCGCGTACGAGCAGCTGATCGCCGAGCACGCCGGCCGGGAGGCCGCCGACCGGGCCGTGACCGATCCCGCCTGGGCATCGCTGGTGCGCGCGCTGGGAACCGCGCAGCTGCTCGGCTGGGACTCCCGGCAATTACTGATCCAAGCCATCGCCCAGCGTGAGCTCGGCAGTGCCGCCGACGTCGCCGCCGTGCTGCACTGGCGCTGCGAAACCATCACCGGCCGCTGGCGCGAAGCCGCCGCCACCGGACACCTGGACGGCAGTAGTGGCGTGCTGCTGTCCTGGTCCGAGCGAGCCACCGGGATCCTCGCCGCAGCCCGCGGCGACACGCTCACCGACCCGGTCAGTGCCGACGCCGCGGCCGCACTCGTGCAGGTCGCCACGGCGATGGACCAACGCATCGAGGCCCTGGCCGCGCAACTGGCCGGCCAAGCCGCCGCCGGTCAGGACGGCGGCTACGAGAACGGCACCGTCCCGGCCTGGGTGCGTGCGCTCGGCCCGCTGCCCACCGCCGCGGCCGACGGTCGGGCCGAGCTACGCTCGCGCCGCGAGGCGTGGCTGGCGCTGGCCCGCACCGTCGTCGCCTACCAGGACGCGACCGGCTACGACCCTGCCGCCGACACCGGCAGCAACCGCGCGGCCGCCGCAGACCGCGACGCCGACCCGGACGCATCGGTCCCTGAGCCCGGCACCGACGTCACCAGCCCGAGCACCGACCCGGTCGGCGCCCGGCCACCGGCGGGCGACGCGGAAGCGCGTGAACTCTGGACGCAGGCGCGTCGGGCGCTGGCCGAGCAGGCGATGGCCGGCACCATGCGCGCGTTCCTGCCCGACCAGCTGAGCGCGTGGGTCGCCGAAGGGCTGCGCATCGAGACCCGCGATCAACCCGCGTACGTCGGGCACGACCTGCGCGCACTGTCGCTGCGCGCCCGGGCGCAACGCACCCGCGTCAACCGACTGCAGCGGGAGCACACCGTCGCCGCCGGACTGCTCAATACCGCCGAGCGGCGCCGCTGGCGCCGCAACAACGCCGCGATCGAAAGCCTGCGGCGCGGCCACCAGCAAGCCACCGACCGCGTCGAGCGCGGCCAGGAAACCCTGCGTGAGATCGAACGTGAGCTGCGCACGGTCGTCGGCATGCACCAGACCTGGCAGGACTGGGAGCAGACGACTCGCGAGCAGCGGCAACGCGCCCGCTTGGCCGCCCAAGAGCTCGGCCTACGCGGGATCGAACCACCCGCCGAGGCGACAGCCGTGCCGGCCTCAGAAGCGGGACCGGTGGGCGCACCGGCCGCGCCGGAAATTGGTGTGCAGCCGATGTCGCATTCGGCCCCTCCCGCACCGCTTGGTCCAGGTGTGAGCACCACCCACGACCTCGACACGGGGACCCGCGTCGCGACCGCGCTGCCCGGGTTCCCGCTCGCCCGGCCGCGGGTCACCTCACCGCGTCTGCTCGCCGAGCAGTACGCGATCCAGGCCGCGGCCGCGAACTGGTTCCGCATGCAGACCCTCGACCCGGCCACCCAGCGCTGGTCCGTGGCCTACCTCGAGCAGCGCCGCCTCGCCGAGGCAGCCGATACCGCTCGGGTCGGGTACGCGCCCAGCCGCCCGGGCCACTGGACCCTGCTCGTCGATCATCTCCGCCGGCTCGGCTACAGCGACACCGCGATCGAGACCGCCGGCCTGGCCACCCGCTCGCGCCACGGACAGCTCATCGACCGCTTCCGCGACCGCGTGATGCTGCCCGTGCTCGACGAGGCCGACCGGCCGATCGGGTTCGTCGGCCGCAAGCCCGCGGGCGACACCAACCCGGACAACCCGAAATACCTCAATCCCACCGGCACCCCGCTGTATGACAAGAGCCGAGTCCTCTACGGTCTCGACACCGAAGCCGTCGCCCGTCTGACCGACGGCGCCCGCGCGATCATCGTGGAAGGCCCGATGGACCGCCTCGCCATCCAGGCCGCCATCGCCGCCGTTCGGCAGGCCGACCCCCCGCACGGCGGCCTCGACTTGGTGCCGATCGCCACCTGCGGCACCGCGCTCACAGACGCCCACCTCGACCTGCTCGCCGAGCACACCGACCTGCGCACCGTCGTTCTCGGCTTCGACCCCGACGAGGCCGGGCGCAAGGCCACCCTCGCCGCCGGCCACAAGCTCACCGCCCGCGGCGTGCCCGCCGCCGCCCTCACCGTCGCTGCCCCGCCCGCGGACGCGGATGCGGCAGCCATCCTCGAACGCCACGGCGCCCTCGACCTCGCCGCCACACTGGCCGACCCCGCCCGCCGCGACACCCTGCTCGGCGTTCTCATCGACGATAAGCTCGACCGCTACGACTGGTCCAGCACCGGCACGGCGCTGCGCGACCTGCCGATCGCCGAACACGCCGCCTACGACGCGACCCGGCTGCTCGCCGACCACCTCCGCGAGCAGATGCTGTGGGGCCAGCCCGACACCGAACTCATGCAAGGACAGCTACGGCACATCGCAGTGCGCACCGGTGCCGATCAGCAGCAGCTCAACGCCTACCTCGTCGAGCTGGTCGTCCCCACATCGGCCGACGACCTATTCGCCGAGCAAACCGACCAACCAGCCGAGGCCGCCGTCGACCGGCGCGAGCTCGCCGTCACCGTCGAGCAGGACCTAGCGTCTGACATCGAGGCGGAGCGGTACGGACTCTGA
- a CDS encoding ribbon-helix-helix protein, CopG family, producing MKPAKAMTIRLSADQAEELETVALVDDQPISEIIRAAISEHILTRKADSSFQDGLKDRIERAQRMLGSDQ from the coding sequence ATGAAACCCGCGAAAGCCATGACGATTCGACTCTCTGCGGACCAGGCCGAAGAGCTGGAGACGGTAGCGCTGGTTGACGACCAACCGATCTCGGAGATCATCCGGGCGGCGATCTCCGAACACATCCTGACGCGCAAGGCCGACTCGTCATTCCAGGATGGGCTCAAAGACCGGATTGAACGCGCTCAACGGATGCTCGGGAGCGATCAGTAG